The following proteins are co-located in the Nitrospira sp. genome:
- a CDS encoding PAS domain S-box protein, translating into MSKTTPSVTELPLPQILIVDDDPDIALVLHDLLEHVGYRVSVAGTGAEALAKAKAESLSAVVLDLMLPDMDGLSVLTLLKQIDPVLPVIMLTAFVEVAKKHSSLTEGAFGYLTKPYDAEELKALIRRAVGVKHLSIEAAATKQALTASEDRFREVVQTAPDAIVLADGEGRILSWNSAAERLFGYLAGEVLGESLTMIMPERYRARHVQALARVRTTGDLRLKGTVVTMHGLHKDGREFPIEMSLSSWISDGQRVHCGIVRDITARKEAEARLLQQQIEQQVLLDLIPAMVWYKDSHNRILRANRRAAESIKKTVAEIEGRSTDEFYPEEAERYHQDDLEVIVSGRPKLGIIEPYQPGAGEKCWVQTDKVPYLDPQGNVLGVLVFAQDITQQKRTEEALRESAECLRVVMESASNGIVIADAGGKILSANTHFEVQFGYERGELLGQPVERLIPARLRPQSADRSAVFLVDPKDLPVSDARQCVGLRKDGTEFPFTMTLSPLPTANGIHTVAAINQAQGTA; encoded by the coding sequence ATGTCAAAGACCACGCCCAGCGTGACCGAGCTTCCACTTCCCCAAATCCTGATCGTAGACGACGACCCCGATATCGCGCTCGTACTGCATGATCTCCTGGAGCACGTCGGCTACCGTGTCTCAGTCGCCGGCACCGGCGCCGAGGCTTTGGCCAAGGCGAAGGCGGAATCTCTGTCCGCGGTGGTACTGGACCTGATGTTACCTGATATGGACGGACTCTCGGTCCTCACCCTCCTGAAACAAATCGACCCGGTGCTTCCGGTCATCATGCTGACGGCGTTTGTCGAGGTGGCGAAAAAGCACAGCTCCCTCACCGAAGGAGCCTTCGGGTATTTGACGAAGCCGTACGATGCCGAAGAATTAAAAGCGCTGATCCGGCGTGCCGTGGGAGTGAAGCATCTCTCCATCGAAGCTGCGGCGACCAAGCAGGCGTTGACGGCCAGCGAAGACCGGTTTCGGGAAGTGGTGCAGACCGCGCCCGACGCGATTGTGCTCGCGGACGGGGAGGGGAGAATCCTCTCCTGGAACAGCGCTGCCGAGCGTCTGTTCGGGTATCTGGCCGGGGAGGTGTTGGGGGAATCCCTGACAATGATCATGCCCGAACGGTACCGTGCCAGGCATGTCCAGGCGTTAGCGCGCGTACGTACCACGGGCGATTTACGCCTGAAGGGCACGGTCGTGACCATGCACGGGTTGCACAAGGATGGCCGTGAATTTCCGATTGAGATGTCGCTGAGCAGTTGGATTTCCGACGGGCAGCGCGTGCACTGCGGCATCGTGCGGGACATCACGGCGCGGAAAGAGGCGGAAGCGCGATTGTTGCAGCAGCAGATCGAACAGCAGGTCTTGCTGGACCTGATCCCGGCCATGGTCTGGTATAAGGACTCGCACAATCGTATCCTGCGCGCGAATCGCCGCGCGGCGGAATCCATCAAGAAGACCGTGGCCGAGATCGAGGGCCGGTCGACCGATGAGTTTTATCCGGAGGAAGCCGAGCGGTATCATCAGGATGATCTGGAGGTGATCGTCTCGGGGCGGCCGAAGCTTGGAATCATCGAGCCGTACCAACCAGGGGCCGGTGAAAAATGCTGGGTGCAAACCGACAAGGTGCCGTATCTGGACCCGCAGGGAAATGTGCTCGGAGTATTGGTCTTCGCGCAGGACATCACGCAACAGAAACGGACCGAAGAGGCGTTGCGTGAGAGCGCGGAGTGTCTTCGTGTGGTGATGGAGTCGGCATCGAACGGCATCGTCATCGCGGATGCCGGCGGAAAGATCCTGTCGGCGAATACTCATTTCGAAGTGCAGTTTGGTTATGAGCGTGGCGAACTGCTTGGCCAGCCGGTTGAACGGCTCATTCCGGCGAGACTGCGTCCGCAAAGCGCAGACCGTTCCGCTGTCTTTCTGGTCGATCCGAAAGACCTCCCGGTAAGCGATGCCCGGCAGTGTGTCGGCTTGCGGAAAGACGGCACGGAGTTTCCCTTTACGATGACCCTCTCTCCGTTGCCGACGGCGAACGGAATCCATACGGTAGCGGCCATCAACCAGGCACAAGGGACCGCATGA
- a CDS encoding PilZ domain-containing protein — translation MNTAYRERGARRIPVQYPIYYSNGTFQTIGVTEDFNASGGRIRGKEQVSVGMELVVIVIQPTPETPMLIRRATVRWSKGHNFGIALSGVPPQSESELKAMAKVMLPGLWSCLN, via the coding sequence ATGAACACTGCCTATCGCGAACGCGGGGCCAGACGTATTCCCGTGCAGTACCCCATTTATTATTCAAACGGCACATTTCAAACCATCGGCGTCACTGAGGACTTCAACGCCTCAGGCGGGCGTATTCGGGGAAAAGAGCAAGTCAGCGTGGGAATGGAACTGGTGGTGATCGTCATCCAGCCGACCCCCGAGACGCCCATGCTCATCCGCCGGGCCACGGTCCGCTGGTCGAAGGGCCACAACTTCGGTATCGCCCTCTCGGGCGTTCCCCCACAATCTGAGTCCGAGCTCAAGGCCATGGCCAAAGTGATGCTCCCAGGCCTCTGGTCCTGTCTTAACTAA
- a CDS encoding pyridoxamine 5'-phosphate oxidase family protein, which translates to MSMPDAMSNDDLEAAWRMLVEQTRTGVLLTLRNGHPFGSHVPYLLGDDWSRLYLHLSRLALHTQHLLEDARVSLFLAEPDKPGKNPLALQRINLQGTASILPPTDMAHESVKQRYLAKFPQSHMMFGFGDFALWELRMQDAHLVLGFGQAYQARSTTPGQWQHQKPDKKS; encoded by the coding sequence ATGTCGATGCCGGATGCCATGTCGAATGATGATCTTGAAGCAGCCTGGAGAATGTTGGTCGAACAGACACGAACAGGCGTGTTACTGACCCTCCGGAACGGGCATCCCTTCGGTTCCCATGTACCCTACCTGCTCGGAGACGACTGGTCCCGCCTGTATCTTCACCTCAGCCGGCTGGCCTTACATACCCAGCATCTCCTTGAAGACGCCCGTGTCAGCCTGTTTCTCGCCGAGCCGGACAAGCCAGGCAAGAACCCGCTGGCTCTGCAACGCATCAACCTACAGGGAACGGCCTCAATCCTCCCTCCGACCGACATGGCCCATGAATCGGTGAAGCAGCGTTATCTCGCAAAGTTCCCCCAGTCACACATGATGTTCGGTTTCGGCGACTTTGCCTTGTGGGAGCTACGGATGCAGGATGCCCACCTCGTGCTCGGATTCGGACAGGCCTACCAGGCCCGTTCAACCACCCCCGGACAGTGGCAGCATCAAAAGCCCGACAAAAAGTCCTGA
- a CDS encoding 2OG-Fe(II) oxygenase family protein, with the protein MPTEIEIQITPLFSTPLLVFTPAHHERINAELSQLILAREASVPSHRDAEVIGWSSPHDLSMMNWAGSPLRELFAPVIEVAKQVTTLSDRCRHAARRPDWEVVEVWANVQRNGGTNAAHSHPGSFWAGVYYVDVGEVCPTLGKGGELQIYDPRGCLPRMLAPYLQYSMTELHDAGTSISYSPAAGQCLLFPGWLFHAVNTYRGTAPRISVAFNLDPVLQQGSLSSAHTEAIGGSHR; encoded by the coding sequence ATGCCGACCGAAATCGAGATTCAAATCACGCCCCTTTTCTCCACACCTCTACTGGTGTTTACGCCTGCGCACCACGAACGCATCAATGCCGAGCTCTCTCAACTGATTCTGGCGCGTGAGGCTTCCGTCCCGAGCCACCGGGATGCCGAAGTGATCGGGTGGTCCTCGCCGCACGACCTCTCCATGATGAATTGGGCAGGAAGCCCGTTACGCGAGTTGTTTGCGCCCGTCATCGAAGTGGCCAAACAAGTCACAACCCTCTCCGACCGATGCCGCCATGCCGCCCGTCGCCCCGATTGGGAAGTCGTCGAGGTATGGGCCAACGTGCAACGGAACGGCGGGACCAATGCCGCCCACTCCCACCCCGGAAGTTTCTGGGCAGGCGTCTATTACGTCGACGTGGGCGAGGTCTGTCCGACCCTGGGAAAGGGAGGCGAATTGCAGATTTACGATCCGCGGGGCTGTCTGCCGCGCATGCTGGCGCCCTATCTCCAGTACAGCATGACCGAACTGCATGATGCCGGAACCAGCATTTCTTATTCCCCTGCGGCCGGACAATGCCTGCTGTTCCCAGGCTGGCTGTTTCATGCCGTGAATACCTATCGTGGAACGGCGCCCCGAATCAGTGTGGCGTTCAATCTCGATCCCGTCTTACAGCAAGGCTCCCTGAGCAGCGCTCACACGGAGGCCATCGGCGGATCACACCGCTGA
- the lnt gene encoding apolipoprotein N-acyltransferase, protein MTISRARLILLACASGLLYPLSFPAFDLGMVAWFALVPLHIAVEYLSPGRAFRIGWLSGTLAFTGSMFWVITAMNVYGKVPFPIATLVMLLLTVYLGLYMAVYAGGLSWIRTAFPTLGFLPAPFLWVTLELIRTYFLSGLPWALFGYSQYQWLPIIQLADHFGVYGVSFLLVLVNAALAETIIWSFKAYRGFQIRSFPWPSSVAAIAGFGVALFYGTTLLSSAQHVPTRTLSVGVVQPNVEQAQKWDVAFRQETMARYDRLTAGLGDNLDLIVWPEAATPFVFEMEPQYRAVVNDMARRSGAPLLFGSPALRRHPDGRPFLLNSAYLLATDGQILGRYDKQHLVPFGEYIPFHNSILFFLDKLVEGIGDFEAGPGSTLLMFKPREKNPPAVTAATLTDFHVKFGVVICYEVIFPNLVRQFAANGADFMVTVTNDAWFGPSSAPYQHFGMVVFRAVENHVAFARAANTGISGFIDPYGRVTQQSPIFTQDALRGTIAISHQQTFYSQYGDLFAYACAILVALLCLTGYFSQDTEPAGGEPAGRPA, encoded by the coding sequence ATGACCATCTCCCGCGCACGCCTCATTCTGCTTGCCTGCGCGAGCGGTCTTCTCTATCCCCTCTCCTTCCCCGCGTTCGACCTCGGCATGGTGGCCTGGTTCGCGCTGGTCCCGCTGCATATCGCGGTCGAATACCTGTCGCCGGGCCGCGCGTTCCGTATCGGCTGGCTTTCCGGCACGCTGGCCTTCACGGGCTCGATGTTTTGGGTCATTACAGCCATGAACGTCTACGGGAAGGTCCCGTTCCCGATTGCCACCCTGGTGATGTTGTTGCTCACGGTCTACCTCGGACTCTACATGGCCGTCTATGCAGGCGGACTTTCGTGGATCCGGACGGCATTCCCGACGCTGGGTTTCCTGCCCGCGCCTTTTCTCTGGGTGACCTTGGAACTGATCCGTACCTACTTTCTCTCCGGTTTACCCTGGGCACTGTTCGGATATTCCCAATACCAATGGCTTCCCATCATCCAACTGGCCGACCATTTCGGAGTGTACGGCGTCTCATTCCTCCTCGTGTTGGTCAACGCCGCGCTGGCGGAAACGATCATCTGGAGTTTCAAGGCCTATCGCGGATTTCAGATCCGCTCCTTTCCCTGGCCATCATCGGTCGCGGCTATAGCCGGATTCGGCGTCGCCCTGTTTTATGGCACCACCCTCTTGTCTTCCGCCCAGCATGTCCCGACCCGCACATTGTCGGTGGGAGTCGTGCAACCGAATGTGGAGCAGGCCCAGAAATGGGATGTGGCATTTCGCCAGGAGACGATGGCGCGTTACGATCGACTCACTGCGGGACTGGGCGACAACCTGGATCTCATCGTCTGGCCGGAAGCCGCCACACCCTTTGTATTTGAAATGGAACCGCAGTACCGCGCAGTTGTGAACGACATGGCTCGCCGTTCCGGCGCCCCACTGCTGTTCGGCAGCCCCGCATTGCGACGTCATCCGGACGGCCGCCCCTTCCTGCTCAACAGCGCGTACCTGCTCGCCACCGACGGCCAGATCCTCGGTCGCTATGACAAGCAACATCTGGTTCCCTTCGGCGAATACATTCCGTTTCACAATTCAATCTTGTTCTTCCTGGACAAACTCGTCGAAGGCATCGGCGACTTCGAAGCCGGACCGGGATCGACGTTATTGATGTTCAAGCCCCGCGAGAAGAACCCGCCCGCGGTGACCGCAGCCACGCTCACCGATTTCCACGTGAAGTTCGGCGTCGTCATTTGTTACGAAGTGATCTTCCCCAACCTCGTGCGGCAGTTTGCGGCGAACGGAGCCGATTTCATGGTCACGGTCACGAACGATGCCTGGTTCGGTCCATCGTCGGCGCCCTATCAACATTTCGGCATGGTGGTCTTTCGCGCCGTGGAAAATCATGTCGCCTTCGCCCGGGCGGCCAACACCGGCATCTCCGGCTTCATCGACCCTTACGGACGTGTCACGCAACAGTCACCGATCTTCACGCAGGACGCGCTCAGAGGAACCATTGCCATCAGCCATCAGCAGACCTTTTACTCGCAATACGGTGATCTCTTTGCGTATGCCTGTGCTATACTCGTCGCGCTTTTGTGCCTGACCGGCTACTTTTCCCAAGACACAGAACCCGCCGGTGGTGAACCAGCCGGGCGACCAGCCTGA
- the bamE gene encoding outer membrane protein assembly factor BamE → MRHMRWGVAVLGLCVLTGGTGCGGKQAEIKEDRLTVGRVQGEVKVGMSAAQVAELLGSPNIVTTDDKRREVWIYDKVSTDRVDTASSSYAGLIILGTNSSDRSSSQRQRTLTIIIKYDEEKKVRDFAYNSTQF, encoded by the coding sequence ATGAGACACATGCGATGGGGAGTGGCAGTACTCGGGCTCTGTGTGCTGACGGGCGGAACCGGATGTGGCGGTAAACAAGCGGAGATCAAAGAAGATCGATTGACTGTCGGACGGGTCCAGGGCGAGGTGAAAGTCGGCATGTCGGCCGCGCAGGTGGCGGAACTGCTGGGTTCGCCGAATATCGTCACCACCGACGACAAGCGGCGGGAAGTGTGGATCTACGACAAGGTGTCGACCGACCGGGTAGATACGGCGAGTTCTTCCTACGCCGGCCTGATTATTCTCGGTACCAACTCCAGCGACCGTTCCAGCTCGCAGCGTCAACGCACCCTCACGATCATTATCAAGTACGACGAAGAGAAGAAGGTGCGTGATTTTGCCTACAACTCGACCCAATTTTAA
- a CDS encoding dodecin domain-containing protein, with the protein MSVARVTEIIAASPTSFDDAIHLGIARANKTLQNVKSAWIEDQKVDIEDGKITQYRVALKVTFVLKD; encoded by the coding sequence ATGTCTGTCGCACGTGTGACGGAAATCATTGCCGCATCCCCCACGAGTTTTGACGATGCCATTCATCTTGGAATCGCTCGCGCGAACAAGACGTTACAGAATGTGAAAAGCGCCTGGATCGAGGATCAGAAAGTGGATATCGAAGACGGAAAGATCACCCAGTATCGTGTGGCGCTGAAGGTCACATTCGTCCTGAAGGATTAG
- the vanZ gene encoding VanZ family protein: protein MLLVVAVIAGYMLLLAGLAVASPGIGFTGSLLHLVPGDWRDAAHVPAYGLLAWLAMVGFRLRGWPIRYALLVGIAFAGVFGLWTEVAQGTAPGREASLSDLLNDLTGAMMAGALMLWLHSTSRQTDRFVPALRANVHPLRKGTSSK, encoded by the coding sequence ATGTTGCTTGTCGTCGCCGTCATCGCCGGCTATATGCTGTTGCTGGCGGGTCTTGCCGTCGCTTCGCCCGGCATCGGATTCACCGGTTCGCTCCTGCACCTTGTCCCGGGTGACTGGCGTGATGCGGCGCACGTACCGGCCTACGGCCTCCTGGCCTGGTTGGCTATGGTTGGGTTCCGCCTGCGTGGCTGGCCGATTCGCTACGCCCTGCTCGTTGGAATCGCGTTTGCCGGGGTCTTTGGCTTATGGACGGAGGTGGCCCAGGGAACGGCCCCGGGACGCGAAGCCTCCCTCTCTGATCTCTTGAACGATCTCACGGGTGCCATGATGGCCGGCGCCCTGATGCTGTGGCTACACAGCACCTCCAGACAGACTGACCGGTTCGTACCGGCTCTGAGAGCGAACGTACACCCCCTGAGGAAAGGAACGTCGTCGAAATGA